A single region of the Streptomyces vilmorinianum genome encodes:
- a CDS encoding AfsR/SARP family transcriptional regulator produces MGEIMVTHLSFFVLGALAVHGERGEIALGGNRQRILLTMLLIEANRVVGVERLIEAIWGENPPASARSQVRICVSGLRRQLTAARAPARIETQAAGYRLRVPQDAVDLHHFENLVARIRAEDGDSPGESTALRFQEALRLWRGPIGEGLDSPLLETVALKYHEDRYAAIECRFELELQLGHHRQVLGELALSVAQYPFRETLCAQLMLALYRSGRTAEALALYRDTHRRFTDELGIEPGDRLRELEQLILDGEAGQEPLGDLLHREPTAPAPRRQEAAVPACELSTEDRIALLEEEIASLREAHARSQRLSKSA; encoded by the coding sequence ATGGGGGAAATCATGGTGACGCACCTTTCGTTCTTCGTACTCGGCGCGCTGGCCGTCCATGGCGAGCGCGGGGAGATCGCTCTCGGGGGCAACAGACAGCGCATCCTGCTGACCATGCTGTTGATCGAGGCCAACCGGGTGGTCGGGGTGGAGCGGCTGATCGAGGCGATCTGGGGTGAGAATCCGCCGGCCTCGGCGCGGAGCCAGGTGCGTATCTGCGTGTCCGGGCTGCGCCGGCAGCTGACGGCGGCCAGGGCGCCGGCCCGGATCGAGACCCAGGCGGCGGGCTATCGGCTGCGGGTTCCGCAGGATGCCGTGGACTTGCACCATTTCGAGAATCTGGTCGCCCGGATCAGGGCGGAGGACGGGGATTCACCGGGGGAATCGACGGCTTTGCGGTTCCAGGAGGCGTTGCGGCTGTGGCGGGGGCCGATCGGGGAGGGGCTGGACAGCCCGCTCCTGGAGACGGTGGCGCTGAAGTATCACGAGGACCGTTACGCCGCGATCGAGTGCCGTTTCGAACTCGAACTCCAGCTCGGGCACCACCGTCAGGTGCTGGGTGAGCTGGCGCTGAGCGTGGCGCAGTACCCGTTCAGGGAGACGCTGTGCGCGCAGTTGATGCTGGCGCTGTACCGGTCGGGTCGTACGGCCGAGGCGCTGGCGCTGTACCGGGACACGCATCGCCGGTTCACGGACGAGCTCGGGATAGAGCCGGGGGACCGGCTGCGCGAACTGGAGCAGCTCATTCTGGACGGGGAGGCGGGGCAGGAGCCGTTGGGCGATCTGCTGCACCGGGAGCCGACGGCTCCGGCGCCGCGCCGTCAGGAAGCGGCCGTGCCCGCCTGCGAGTTGAGTACGGAGGACCGGATCGCGCTTCTGGAGGAGGAG
- a CDS encoding NADPH-dependent F420 reductase, whose amino-acid sequence MRIGIIGAGAMGRAVARRSALAGAVALLADRSSGKARKAAAEASEGASGRVIATTVAAALKPDVVVLALDWTDVVRVARSRAALLERKVVVDMSVPGCSGTVPNGLEQLADIAPGVRWVKAFTTTNADALFRGEIDGQPLDVFVASDDDGAKVAVVELVDRSGLRAFDAGGVGGARALEEMARLGQAVHDRLLIAGSWGFKFLPGW is encoded by the coding sequence ATGCGGATTGGAATCATCGGAGCGGGAGCCATGGGCCGGGCGGTCGCCAGGCGGTCGGCCCTCGCGGGAGCAGTGGCGCTGTTGGCCGATCGCAGCAGTGGAAAGGCCCGCAAGGCCGCCGCCGAGGCGTCCGAGGGTGCTTCGGGGCGGGTCATCGCGACCACGGTGGCCGCCGCCCTGAAGCCGGACGTGGTGGTGCTCGCACTCGACTGGACCGATGTGGTGCGGGTCGCGAGGAGCCGCGCGGCGCTGCTGGAGCGGAAGGTGGTGGTGGACATGAGTGTGCCCGGCTGCTCGGGCACGGTTCCGAACGGTCTCGAGCAGTTGGCGGACATCGCGCCGGGGGTGCGGTGGGTCAAGGCGTTCACGACCACGAACGCCGACGCTCTGTTCCGCGGTGAGATCGACGGGCAGCCGCTGGACGTGTTCGTGGCGTCGGACGACGACGGGGCGAAGGTCGCGGTGGTGGAGCTGGTGGACCGTTCGGGGCTGCGGGCGTTCGACGCCGGAGGCGTGGGCGGCGCCCGGGCCCTCGAGGAGATGGCACGACTGGGGCAGGCGGTCCATGACCGGCTGCTGATCGCCGGGAGTTGGGGCTTCAAGTTCCTGCCCGGCTGGTAG
- a CDS encoding helix-turn-helix domain-containing protein: protein MTSSTATRTEIGRNELLARAAKATDALSMFAEASAQLRRLLPYDAAVWRVTDPVTGMMTAPIRAENLDEGGCAVYWESELFTENVNLFRDLTQAPVPVAGLRQATGDLPARSTLYQDFMRPRGLQDELRAVLRVGGRPQGHISLFRAKGREAFGTAETNLISGLITPLARKLRSFSEPPSQPVPDASHGPGLLLFDVTGALLSANDDALAHLEDLPPGPSVPSPMGLRIPAWVQSTAMRARAIAQERDRGQARVRIRTRTGRWLVCHASCLRQADGTLGASAVVIEPAKTSEIVPLIVDAYELTDRETEVTQCIARGLPTGEIAEQLHLSPHTVRDHIKAVFEKVGVSSRGELVGKLFTEYYAPLTEKGIVRVTTD from the coding sequence ATGACCAGTTCGACTGCCACCCGCACCGAGATCGGCCGCAACGAACTGCTCGCGCGCGCCGCGAAGGCGACCGACGCCCTGAGCATGTTCGCCGAGGCGTCCGCCCAGCTCCGCAGACTGCTGCCGTACGACGCCGCCGTCTGGCGCGTCACCGACCCCGTCACCGGCATGATGACCGCCCCCATCCGCGCCGAGAACCTCGACGAGGGCGGCTGCGCCGTCTACTGGGAGAGCGAACTGTTCACCGAGAACGTGAACCTCTTCCGCGACCTCACCCAGGCCCCCGTCCCCGTCGCCGGACTGCGCCAGGCCACCGGCGACCTCCCCGCCCGCAGCACGCTCTACCAGGACTTCATGCGCCCCCGCGGCCTCCAGGACGAACTGCGCGCCGTCCTGCGCGTCGGCGGCCGCCCCCAGGGCCACATCAGCCTCTTCCGCGCCAAGGGCCGCGAGGCGTTCGGCACGGCCGAGACCAACCTGATCTCCGGACTGATCACCCCGCTCGCCAGGAAGCTCCGCTCCTTCTCCGAACCGCCCTCCCAGCCCGTCCCCGACGCCTCCCACGGCCCCGGCCTGCTGCTCTTCGACGTCACCGGCGCCCTGCTCTCGGCCAACGACGACGCCCTCGCCCACCTGGAGGACCTCCCCCCGGGCCCCTCCGTCCCCTCCCCCATGGGCCTGCGGATCCCCGCCTGGGTCCAGTCGACCGCCATGCGCGCCCGCGCCATCGCCCAGGAACGCGACCGCGGCCAGGCCCGGGTCCGCATCCGCACCCGCACCGGCCGCTGGCTGGTGTGCCACGCCTCCTGCCTGCGCCAGGCCGACGGCACGCTCGGCGCCTCCGCCGTGGTGATCGAGCCGGCGAAGACCTCCGAGATCGTGCCCCTCATCGTCGACGCGTACGAACTGACCGACCGCGAGACCGAGGTCACCCAGTGCATCGCCCGCGGCCTGCCCACCGGCGAGATCGCCGAACAGCTGCACCTGTCCCCGCACACGGTCCGCGACCACATCAAGGCCGTCTTCGAGAAGGTCGGCGTCTCCAGCCGAGGCGAACTGGTCGGCAAGCTCTTCACCGAGTACTACGCACCCCTGACCGAGAAGGGCATCGTGCGCGTCACCACCGACTGA
- a CDS encoding FG-GAP repeat domain-containing protein, with protein MRRIVALGGTAALLVAGIVTGAAGPAVAADEFYGFTIEDQVLQPGEGWAELSPTSIDGTADGTLVYALSKAPLTDPAWTQAGLPGGMTLDVYDSCAPRAGVVGVYTCPVNENNPFPGINVEAAASAAHGTTLHYGVVYAPRGADLAQAVKQAQTVANVAEDGRHAARTVTVKSLEHVAQNTLALNTPALPAGGQVTQSVTVHAVDKGRLDVFFAPSEGQRYWEEGELQVDITGVTTDSGIATCDHSLDIEYGGVYCDVDPGEGGPADVTVSYTLKAGASAAAWKIDAQAVYEVYSFGTGNPEKSSTFSIQSSRPVPTHHAMLARDKNGLLQWHHGTGNAAAPFRDWVETVGGGWQIYNALAKLSPVTVQATGSGVVGRDGSGVLWYYRTTGEEYAPLAPRTKVGAGWGIYNSLTGVVDVTNDGKADLIARDTAGVLWLYKGTGSNTAPFAPRTRIGAGWQIYNQLTGTGDFTGDKKADLLARDTSGALWLYKGTGNAAAPFAARVKVGTGWGIYPLLTAPGDLTDDGRADLVARDGAGVFWLYKGTGNAAAPYSSRTKLGTGWGGVAGSTYNSLL; from the coding sequence GTGCGAAGAATCGTTGCTCTCGGGGGGACGGCCGCCTTGCTGGTGGCCGGGATCGTCACCGGGGCGGCCGGGCCGGCCGTCGCCGCCGATGAGTTCTACGGGTTCACCATCGAGGACCAGGTGCTGCAGCCCGGTGAGGGCTGGGCCGAGCTGAGTCCGACCAGCATCGACGGGACCGCTGACGGAACCCTCGTCTATGCCCTGAGCAAGGCCCCGCTGACCGATCCGGCCTGGACGCAGGCGGGGCTGCCCGGTGGGATGACGCTGGACGTCTATGACTCGTGCGCGCCGCGGGCGGGTGTGGTCGGGGTGTACACGTGCCCCGTCAACGAGAACAACCCCTTCCCGGGGATCAACGTCGAGGCCGCCGCGTCGGCCGCGCACGGCACCACGCTGCACTACGGCGTCGTCTACGCCCCACGTGGTGCGGATCTGGCGCAGGCCGTGAAGCAGGCGCAGACGGTCGCCAATGTGGCCGAGGACGGTCGGCATGCCGCTCGTACGGTGACGGTGAAGTCGCTGGAGCACGTCGCGCAGAACACGCTGGCGCTGAACACCCCGGCGCTGCCGGCGGGTGGCCAGGTCACCCAGTCGGTCACCGTGCACGCGGTGGACAAGGGGCGGCTCGATGTCTTCTTCGCGCCGTCCGAGGGGCAGCGGTACTGGGAGGAGGGTGAGCTCCAGGTCGACATCACGGGGGTCACCACCGATTCGGGCATCGCCACGTGCGACCACAGCCTCGACATCGAGTACGGCGGTGTGTACTGCGACGTCGATCCGGGCGAGGGCGGGCCGGCCGACGTCACCGTCTCGTACACGCTGAAGGCGGGCGCCTCGGCGGCCGCGTGGAAGATCGACGCCCAGGCCGTGTACGAGGTGTACAGCTTCGGCACGGGCAACCCGGAGAAGAGCAGCACCTTCTCGATCCAGAGCTCGCGTCCGGTGCCGACCCATCACGCGATGCTCGCGCGGGACAAGAACGGCCTGCTGCAGTGGCACCACGGCACCGGCAACGCGGCCGCGCCGTTCCGTGACTGGGTCGAGACGGTCGGCGGCGGCTGGCAGATCTACAACGCGCTCGCCAAGCTGTCGCCGGTCACGGTCCAGGCGACGGGCAGTGGTGTGGTCGGCCGGGACGGTTCCGGTGTCCTCTGGTACTACCGGACGACCGGTGAGGAGTACGCGCCGCTGGCGCCGCGTACCAAGGTCGGTGCGGGCTGGGGGATCTACAACTCCCTGACGGGCGTCGTCGATGTGACGAACGACGGCAAGGCGGACCTGATCGCCCGTGACACGGCCGGTGTGCTGTGGCTGTACAAGGGCACGGGCAGCAACACGGCGCCGTTCGCGCCCCGTACGCGGATCGGTGCCGGCTGGCAGATCTACAACCAGCTGACCGGGACGGGTGACTTCACCGGTGACAAGAAGGCGGATCTCCTCGCCCGTGACACGTCCGGCGCGCTGTGGCTTTACAAGGGCACGGGCAACGCGGCGGCTCCGTTCGCGGCGCGTGTGAAGGTCGGTACCGGCTGGGGGATCTACCCGCTCCTGACGGCGCCGGGTGACCTCACGGACGACGGCCGTGCCGACCTGGTCGCGCGCGACGGTGCCGGGGTGTTCTGGCTGTACAAGGGCACCGGTAACGCGGCGGCGCCGTACTCCTCCCGTACCAAGCTCGGTACCGGCTGGGGCGGCGTCGCGGGCAGCACGTACAACAGCCTGCTCTGA
- a CDS encoding RNA-guided endonuclease InsQ/TnpB family protein — translation MAEPSEEEPVRVVGAEAKRVKREALGIADRRKHPARAALPMQRRAKEAGTQQRVYRYRFYPTPDQAEQLLQTFGACRWVYNEGLALRSGAWEQHRVSVGFAETCRALTGWKRAEGREWLREVSSTVLQQALRHLDGAFSRFFKKSAKYPKRKRKGRSRDSATYVRTGFRWVEDPERPGTGLVTLAKQSAPLDVRWSRPLPAGQVPVRLNVTRDRAGRFFLSVLVEERIEPLPPVFLPGGCEPKAVGLDLGLAALVTLDDGSVLEHPRLLKKYGEELARRQRAMHRKKKGSKNRGKARERIARLYALIGDVRRDLLDQLTTRLVRENQVLVVEDLPIANLMRPAVGKGRRRKAKLNQTIRDAAWGELLRQLRYKCEWYGRTLVIVDRFFASTRRCSACHAKGPRLDVSVREWVCGECGVVHGRDKNAAVNLRDEGMRLYWLVAAALPPGKPTPSMIRASALPDAVLAA, via the coding sequence ATGGCGGAGCCGTCGGAGGAGGAGCCGGTACGTGTCGTCGGTGCCGAGGCCAAGCGCGTGAAGCGCGAGGCGCTGGGCATCGCCGATCGGCGCAAGCATCCGGCGCGCGCCGCGCTTCCGATGCAGCGCCGCGCGAAAGAGGCGGGCACGCAGCAGCGGGTCTACCGCTACCGCTTCTACCCCACGCCCGACCAGGCCGAGCAGCTGCTCCAGACCTTCGGTGCCTGCCGATGGGTCTACAACGAGGGGCTGGCTCTGCGGTCCGGTGCCTGGGAGCAGCACCGTGTCTCGGTCGGGTTCGCGGAGACATGCCGGGCTCTGACCGGGTGGAAGCGGGCCGAGGGGAGGGAGTGGTTACGGGAGGTGTCGTCGACGGTGTTGCAGCAGGCGTTGCGGCATCTGGACGGGGCGTTCTCTCGGTTCTTCAAGAAGTCGGCGAAGTACCCGAAGCGGAAGAGGAAGGGTCGGTCGCGGGATTCGGCGACGTACGTGCGGACCGGTTTTCGGTGGGTCGAGGATCCGGAGCGGCCGGGTACGGGTCTGGTGACGCTGGCGAAGCAGTCCGCGCCGCTGGATGTGCGGTGGTCGCGGCCTTTGCCGGCGGGTCAGGTGCCGGTGCGGTTGAACGTCACGCGGGATCGGGCGGGGCGGTTCTTCCTGTCGGTGTTGGTCGAGGAGCGGATCGAGCCTTTGCCGCCGGTGTTCCTTCCGGGCGGGTGCGAGCCGAAGGCGGTGGGACTGGATCTCGGTCTGGCGGCGCTGGTGACGTTGGACGACGGTTCGGTGCTTGAGCATCCACGTCTGTTGAAGAAGTACGGGGAGGAGTTGGCCCGCCGCCAACGGGCGATGCATCGGAAGAAGAAGGGGTCGAAGAACCGGGGGAAGGCCAGGGAGCGCATCGCGCGTCTGTACGCACTCATCGGCGATGTCCGCAGGGATCTGTTGGATCAGCTCACCACCCGCCTCGTGCGCGAGAACCAAGTGCTCGTGGTGGAGGACCTGCCCATCGCCAATCTGATGCGTCCGGCCGTCGGGAAAGGGCGCCGCCGGAAGGCGAAACTGAATCAGACGATCCGGGATGCGGCGTGGGGTGAGCTGCTGCGGCAGTTGCGCTACAAGTGCGAGTGGTACGGGCGGACGCTTGTGATCGTGGACCGGTTCTTTGCCTCGACGCGGCGATGTTCGGCCTGCCATGCGAAGGGGCCTCGGCTGGATGTATCAGTCCGGGAGTGGGTCTGTGGTGAGTGCGGTGTCGTGCACGGGAGGGACAAGAACGCGGCGGTGAACCTCCGAGACGAGGGGATGCGGCTGTACTGGCTTGTGGCGGCCGCGCTGCCACCGGGCAAACCGACACCTTCGATGATCCGCGCGTCGGCGCTGCCCGACGCCGTCTTGGCCGCGTAG
- a CDS encoding ABC transporter ATP-binding protein, whose protein sequence is MASVTFDKATRLYPGSDKPAVDQLEIEIEDGEFLVLVGPSGCGKSTSLRMLAGLEDVNGGSIRIGDRDVTHLPPKDRDIAMVFQNYALYPHMTVADNMGFALKIAGVNKSEIRAKVEEAAKILDLTPYLDRKPKALSGGQRQRVAMGRAIVREPQVFLMDEPLSNLDAKLRVSTRTQIASLQRRLGITTVYVTHDQVEALTMGDRVAVLKDGLLQQVDSPRNMYDRPANLFVAGFIGSPAMNLVEVPITDGGVRFGNSVVPVSRDALSAASAKGDTTVTVGIRPEHFDVSGATGKEGLAVSVNVVEELGADGYVYGSTHVGGADKDLVVRVGGRAVPEKGSTLHVVPRPDELHVFSTSTGERLSG, encoded by the coding sequence ATGGCTTCTGTCACGTTCGACAAGGCGACCCGGCTCTACCCGGGTTCCGACAAGCCCGCCGTCGACCAGCTCGAGATCGAGATCGAGGACGGCGAGTTCCTCGTCCTCGTCGGCCCGTCCGGCTGCGGCAAGTCGACCTCCCTGCGCATGCTCGCCGGTCTGGAGGACGTCAACGGCGGCTCCATCCGCATCGGTGACCGCGACGTCACGCACCTGCCGCCGAAGGACCGGGACATCGCCATGGTGTTCCAGAACTACGCGCTGTACCCGCACATGACCGTCGCCGACAACATGGGCTTCGCGCTCAAGATCGCCGGCGTCAACAAGAGCGAGATCCGGGCCAAGGTCGAAGAGGCCGCGAAGATCCTCGACCTCACCCCGTACCTGGACCGCAAGCCGAAGGCGCTCTCCGGTGGTCAGCGGCAGCGTGTCGCGATGGGGCGCGCGATCGTGCGTGAGCCCCAGGTGTTCCTCATGGACGAGCCGCTGTCGAACCTCGACGCCAAGCTCCGTGTCTCCACGCGTACGCAGATCGCGAGCCTCCAGCGCCGTCTCGGCATCACGACGGTGTACGTCACCCACGACCAGGTCGAGGCCCTCACCATGGGCGACCGCGTCGCCGTGCTGAAGGACGGTCTGCTCCAGCAGGTCGACTCGCCGCGCAACATGTACGACCGCCCGGCCAACCTCTTCGTCGCCGGCTTCATCGGCTCCCCGGCCATGAACCTGGTCGAGGTGCCGATCACCGACGGTGGCGTGCGGTTCGGCAACAGCGTGGTCCCGGTCTCCCGTGACGCGCTCTCCGCCGCCTCCGCCAAGGGCGACACGACCGTCACGGTCGGTATCCGCCCCGAGCACTTCGATGTGTCGGGCGCCACCGGCAAGGAGGGCCTGGCCGTCTCCGTGAACGTCGTCGAGGAGCTCGGCGCCGACGGTTACGTCTACGGCTCCACGCACGTCGGCGGCGCGGACAAGGATCTGGTCGTCCGTGTCGGCGGCCGTGCCGTCCCGGAGAAGGGCTCCACGCTGCACGTGGTGCCGCGCCCGGACGAGCTGCACGTCTTCTCGACCTCGACGGGTGAGCGTCTCTCCGGCTGA